A part of Archangium lipolyticum genomic DNA contains:
- a CDS encoding Gfo/Idh/MocA family protein produces MERTLQGSRRLGWAIVGCGWVARDYVAPALSQAGNARLVALCDPDSESLARMPGDGAARYTRLEEVLAHPEVEAVYVATPNHVHAQVTVACAAAGRHVLCEKPMAIRPEEGRLMVKACRRAGVQYATAFDQRHHAAHRKLRTLVREGVLGTITQARIHYACWLPRDWAPRNWRIDPHQAGGGAMIDLAPHGIDLLEVLLDDEWTSLTALMQRRVHDYPVDDGAMLMGRFRSGTLGLLQVAYNCPDTYPRRTLELIGTRARALACKTMGQTPGGTLTLTEAATGVETVVPISPEEDRSPFLHQVEAFSSCVLAGRPYPFAPERDVRLLNLLSQACEPHAWEAAPCR; encoded by the coding sequence ATGGAACGTACGCTCCAGGGCTCGCGGCGGCTCGGGTGGGCCATCGTGGGCTGTGGTTGGGTGGCCCGAGACTATGTGGCACCAGCCTTGTCGCAGGCGGGCAATGCCCGGCTGGTGGCGTTGTGCGATCCGGATTCCGAATCGCTGGCGCGCATGCCCGGTGACGGCGCGGCCCGGTACACACGGTTGGAGGAGGTGCTGGCCCACCCGGAGGTGGAGGCCGTCTACGTGGCCACGCCCAACCACGTGCACGCGCAGGTGACGGTGGCCTGCGCCGCCGCCGGCAGGCACGTGCTGTGCGAGAAGCCCATGGCCATCCGCCCCGAGGAGGGCCGCCTCATGGTGAAGGCGTGCCGGCGCGCGGGCGTCCAGTACGCCACCGCCTTCGACCAGCGCCACCACGCCGCCCACCGGAAGCTGCGCACCCTGGTGCGCGAGGGCGTGCTCGGCACCATCACCCAGGCGCGCATCCACTACGCCTGCTGGCTGCCTCGCGACTGGGCGCCGCGCAACTGGCGCATCGACCCGCACCAGGCGGGGGGCGGCGCGATGATCGACCTGGCACCCCACGGAATCGATCTGCTGGAGGTGCTGCTGGACGACGAGTGGACGTCCCTCACGGCCCTGATGCAGCGGCGCGTCCATGACTACCCGGTGGATGACGGCGCCATGCTCATGGGGAGGTTCCGCAGCGGCACCCTGGGCCTGCTTCAGGTGGCCTACAACTGCCCGGACACCTACCCGCGCCGCACCCTGGAGCTGATCGGCACCCGGGCCCGTGCGCTGGCCTGCAAGACGATGGGCCAGACGCCCGGCGGCACACTGACGCTCACGGAGGCGGCCACCGGCGTGGAGACCGTGGTGCCCATCTCCCCCGAGGAGGACCGGAGCCCCTTCCTCCACCAGGTGGAGGCCTTCTCCTCCTGCGTGCTGGCGGGCCGCCCCTATCCCTTCGCGCCCGAGCGGGACGTGCGCCTGCTCAACCTGCTGAGCCAGGCGTGCGAGCCCCACGCCTGGGAGGCCGCACCATGCCGTTGA
- a CDS encoding spermine/spermidine synthase domain-containing protein codes for MKPWKVIDRAPAPGGGELVLHQRGEEFAIRANGRELMSSRQHGSEEKMAEVACTGLAGKRPRVLVGGLGLGYTVRAALERLPPSAEVVVSELVPAVIEWNRGVLAPLAGRPLEDPRVKVEARDVGELLRQAEGHYDAVLLDVDNGPEALTQEANRWLYGERGLGAIRRALKPRGLVVVWSASPDPAFANRLKRAGFDTEVVETPARSKGGGPMHTLFVGRVRAS; via the coding sequence ATGAAGCCGTGGAAGGTGATTGATCGGGCGCCCGCTCCGGGCGGTGGTGAGCTGGTGCTGCACCAGCGCGGCGAGGAGTTCGCCATCCGTGCGAACGGCCGCGAGCTCATGTCCAGCCGTCAGCATGGCTCCGAGGAGAAAATGGCCGAGGTGGCCTGCACGGGACTCGCCGGGAAGCGGCCCAGGGTGCTCGTCGGCGGCCTGGGGCTGGGCTACACGGTCCGGGCCGCGCTGGAGCGGCTTCCTCCCTCCGCCGAGGTGGTCGTCTCCGAACTGGTGCCCGCCGTCATCGAGTGGAACCGGGGCGTCCTCGCCCCACTGGCCGGGCGGCCGCTCGAGGATCCTCGCGTCAAGGTGGAGGCCCGGGACGTGGGAGAGCTGCTCCGCCAGGCAGAGGGCCACTACGACGCCGTGCTGCTGGACGTGGACAATGGCCCCGAGGCGCTCACCCAGGAAGCCAACCGCTGGCTCTATGGCGAGCGCGGGCTGGGTGCCATCCGGCGTGCGCTGAAGCCTCGCGGCCTGGTGGTGGTGTGGTCCGCCTCGCCGGACCCCGCCTTCGCCAACCGGCTCAAGCGGGCGGGGTTCGATACCGAGGTGGTGGAGACGCCCGCCCGCTCCAAGGGCGGCGGGCCCATGCATACGCTGTTCGTCGGGCGCGTCCGGGCCTCGTAA
- a CDS encoding MATE family efflux transporter: MSQPSTPELLTSAASPSIEEGRGWLPVLWDALRGARHDLTAGSVDRAFLLLSVPMVLEMVMESIFALVDVFFVSRLGAEAVATVGMTESMLTFVQTLPMGLSIGATALVARRIGEKDPERAASAAMQSLWLGLLLALPVAVGGILFARPLLSALGASPWVVEHGASYTRVMLGSTLVLTLLFLISAILRGAGDAATSMRALWLANALNIVLAPCLIFGLGPLPELGVLGAAVATTFGRSVGVLYQLHGLVRGSGRLVIRRRHLRLEPATLLSLLRLSGSALVQSLLIMSSWLVLMRLVSSFGSAAMAGYTIAMRILLFAQQPSWGMSHAAGTLVGQSLGARDPERAERAAWRASFHTLLLLGAMALGFLVFADPLVRAFTSEAEVVLHATRCLRIVSCSMVFYAFGTVLPHAFNGAGDTTTPTIINLLCSWMLQLPLAYVLSKTLGLGPSGVFLAIALGYCALGTLSAVFFRRGRWKARAL; this comes from the coding sequence ATGTCGCAGCCCTCCACACCCGAGCTCCTCACGTCCGCCGCCTCCCCGTCCATCGAGGAAGGCAGGGGCTGGCTCCCCGTGCTGTGGGACGCCCTGCGCGGCGCCAGGCACGACCTCACCGCCGGCTCCGTGGATCGCGCCTTCCTGCTGCTCTCGGTGCCCATGGTGCTGGAGATGGTGATGGAGTCCATCTTCGCCCTGGTGGACGTCTTCTTCGTCTCGCGACTGGGCGCGGAGGCCGTGGCCACCGTGGGCATGACGGAGTCCATGCTCACGTTCGTCCAGACGCTGCCCATGGGCCTGTCCATCGGCGCCACCGCCCTGGTGGCCCGGCGCATCGGGGAGAAGGATCCGGAGCGCGCCGCGAGCGCGGCCATGCAGTCCCTGTGGCTCGGACTGTTGCTCGCCCTGCCCGTGGCGGTGGGGGGCATCCTGTTCGCCCGCCCGCTGCTGTCGGCCCTGGGTGCCTCGCCCTGGGTGGTGGAGCACGGCGCTTCCTACACACGCGTGATGCTGGGCAGCACCCTCGTCCTCACGCTGCTCTTCCTCATCAGCGCCATCCTCCGCGGCGCGGGGGACGCGGCCACCTCCATGCGCGCGCTGTGGCTGGCCAACGCCCTCAACATCGTACTCGCCCCCTGTCTCATCTTCGGCCTGGGCCCCCTGCCCGAGCTGGGCGTGCTCGGCGCGGCGGTGGCCACCACCTTCGGGCGCTCCGTGGGCGTGCTCTACCAGCTCCATGGGCTGGTGCGCGGCAGCGGCCGGCTCGTCATCCGGCGACGCCACCTGCGGCTGGAGCCCGCCACCCTGCTCTCCCTGCTGCGGCTGTCGGGCAGCGCCCTCGTCCAATCCCTGCTGATCATGTCCAGCTGGCTGGTGTTGATGCGCCTCGTCTCCAGCTTCGGCAGCGCGGCGATGGCCGGCTACACCATCGCCATGCGCATCCTCCTCTTCGCCCAGCAGCCCTCCTGGGGCATGAGCCACGCCGCGGGCACCCTGGTGGGCCAGAGTCTGGGTGCCAGGGATCCGGAGCGGGCCGAGCGCGCGGCGTGGCGGGCGAGCTTCCACACCCTGCTGCTGCTCGGCGCGATGGCGCTCGGCTTCCTGGTGTTCGCCGATCCGCTCGTGCGCGCCTTCACCTCGGAGGCCGAGGTGGTGCTGCATGCCACGCGCTGCCTGCGAATCGTGAGCTGCAGCATGGTCTTCTACGCCTTTGGTACGGTCCTCCCGCATGCCTTCAATGGCGCGGGGGACACCACCACGCCCACCATCATCAACCTGCTCTGCTCCTGGATGTTGCAGCTGCCCCTGGCCTACGTCCTCTCCAAGACGTTGGGGCTCGGCCCCTCTGGCGTCTTCCTGGCCATCGCCCTCGGCTATTGCGCGCTCGGCACGCTGAGCGCCGTCTTCTTCCGGCGCGGACGGTGGAAGGCTCGCGCCCTCTAG
- a CDS encoding inositol-3-phosphate synthase: protein MYGDRLGIAVVGMGGAVATTAIAGMELLKRGVVDTTGLPLAGVKGAGLVDYGALIFGGWDLYDDDLAKAARTHGVLTEAQLQAVEPVLSKMRPWPAVSNRNFCRNVVGSSNKKMSSLRAQVEAIHQDLERFQREQQVDRLVMINCASTERPVNAALPQFATPEAFEAAIDANDPEISPAMLYAYAAVSRGIPFANFTPSVAADVPALLELARRNGAPVAGKDGKTGQTLLKTVLAPALRDRALYVSGWYSTNILGNRDGEALNDPASKASKLDTKGAVLDSILGYKVQDHIVQIQYYRPRGDNKEAWDNIDVLGFLGQPMQLKVNFLCKDSILAAPLVVELARTLDLAKRRGEGGVIDSLGCFFKAPMTQDGRTPEHAMPEQQRRLMKWLSTGSVRPTVGNELLRG, encoded by the coding sequence ATGTACGGGGATCGTCTGGGGATCGCGGTCGTGGGGATGGGTGGGGCCGTGGCGACCACTGCCATCGCGGGGATGGAGCTGCTCAAGCGGGGCGTGGTGGACACCACGGGTCTGCCTCTGGCCGGAGTGAAGGGCGCGGGTCTGGTGGACTACGGCGCGCTCATCTTCGGGGGCTGGGATTTGTACGATGATGATCTGGCCAAGGCCGCACGCACCCATGGCGTGCTGACCGAGGCTCAGCTCCAGGCAGTGGAACCCGTGTTGTCGAAGATGCGGCCCTGGCCCGCCGTGTCCAACAGGAACTTCTGTCGCAACGTGGTGGGCTCATCCAACAAGAAGATGAGCAGCCTGCGCGCCCAGGTGGAAGCCATCCATCAGGATCTGGAACGCTTCCAACGCGAGCAGCAGGTGGACCGGCTGGTGATGATCAACTGCGCCTCGACCGAGCGTCCGGTGAACGCGGCGCTGCCCCAGTTCGCCACGCCGGAGGCCTTCGAGGCGGCGATCGACGCCAATGATCCGGAGATCAGCCCGGCCATGCTCTACGCCTACGCCGCCGTCTCGCGAGGCATCCCCTTCGCCAACTTCACGCCGAGCGTCGCCGCCGACGTGCCGGCGCTCCTGGAGCTGGCCCGGCGCAACGGCGCGCCCGTCGCGGGCAAGGATGGGAAGACGGGCCAGACGCTGCTCAAGACGGTGCTCGCCCCGGCCTTGAGGGATCGCGCGCTGTACGTGTCCGGCTGGTACTCCACCAACATCCTGGGCAACCGGGACGGCGAGGCCCTCAACGACCCGGCCTCGAAGGCCTCGAAGCTCGACACCAAGGGCGCCGTACTGGACAGCATCCTCGGCTACAAGGTCCAGGACCACATCGTCCAAATCCAATACTACCGGCCGCGCGGCGACAACAAGGAGGCCTGGGACAACATCGACGTCCTCGGCTTCCTCGGCCAACCCATGCAGCTCAAGGTCAACTTCCTGTGCAAGGACTCCATCCTGGCCGCGCCGCTGGTGGTGGAGCTGGCGCGCACGCTGGACCTGGCCAAACGCCGCGGTGAAGGTGGGGTCATCGACTCGCTGGGCTGCTTCTTCAAGGCGCCCATGACGCAGGACGGCCGCACGCCCGAGCACGCCATGCCCGAGCAGCAGCGGCGCCTCATGAAGTGGTTGTCCACCGGGAGTGTGCGGCCCACCGTCGGCAACGAGCTTCTTCGGGGCTAA
- a CDS encoding DUF4336 domain-containing protein, translated as MSESPLTPFAEGIWLSAAPVRVLGMHLTSTMTVIRLGDGSLLLHSPVAMTPERRAAVEALGRVAHLYAPNLHHHLRIGDWARAFPEARVHAPPGMSRKRPDLRIDRVHGEVAEPAFAGTVEEVAIDGFWLKETVLVHGPARTLVVADLVHNIGRPEHRWTRLYTRLMGFHDRVALSRMIRWTAFSDRAAARRSLEAVLAHPFDRIVFGHGAPLEEGSRAALAQAYAWLLPSTA; from the coding sequence GTGTCCGAAAGCCCGCTGACACCGTTCGCCGAAGGGATCTGGTTGAGCGCCGCGCCCGTGCGCGTTCTCGGGATGCACCTCACCTCCACGATGACGGTGATCCGTCTCGGTGACGGGAGCCTGCTCCTCCATTCGCCGGTGGCGATGACACCGGAGCGACGCGCGGCCGTCGAAGCGCTCGGACGCGTCGCACATCTCTACGCTCCGAACCTGCACCACCACCTCCGGATCGGAGACTGGGCACGCGCGTTTCCTGAGGCCCGGGTTCACGCTCCGCCCGGAATGAGCAGAAAACGTCCGGATCTGCGCATCGATCGGGTCCATGGCGAAGTAGCCGAGCCCGCTTTCGCCGGAACAGTCGAGGAGGTGGCCATCGACGGCTTCTGGTTGAAGGAGACCGTGCTCGTACACGGACCCGCGCGGACGCTGGTGGTCGCGGACCTCGTGCACAACATCGGTCGGCCGGAGCATCGGTGGACCCGGCTCTACACACGGCTCATGGGCTTCCATGACCGCGTCGCCCTGAGCCGGATGATTCGCTGGACGGCGTTCTCCGATCGAGCCGCCGCACGCAGGAGTCTCGAAGCCGTGCTGGCGCATCCGTTCGATCGAATCGTCTTCGGACACGGAGCTCCGCTCGAGGAGGGCAGTCGCGCTGCGCTCGCGCAGGCCTACGCGTGGTTGTTGCCGTCCACGGCGTAG